GCTGAAGAGAAACGTATTCCCAGCAGCAGCGATCGCTCCGACACCGACGGCTGGAGCGATGAAGAAAACCAGCCTTAAGACTGCGCGCGAAGCTTAGCAATCACAGGCTCGTTGGCGGGCGGAAACGCCTGCGCATCCAGAGCCTGTTGATGCACCCAATGCCCCGGTTGCCCCTCTTTGCCCCACGGCTCTCCTTCCCAGCGTTCTACCAGGTAAAACCACAGGCTGATGTGGCGGTCCGGGAATTCATAATCCAGCGTTTCAAACAGCGTGG
This sequence is a window from Cronobacter sakazakii. Protein-coding genes within it:
- the mutT gene encoding 8-oxo-dGTP diphosphatase MutT; this translates as MKKLQIAVGIVRNAKGEIFITQRAADAHMANKWEFPGGKIEAGETPEAALRRELQEETGITVTSATLFETLDYEFPDRHISLWFYLVERWEGEPWGKEGQPGHWVHQQALDAQAFPPANEPVIAKLRAQS